The window AGAACCATACACTCAAGCGCAGCTTGGCCGATCCGCGGCTGTTCAGCGGCATCGGCAATGCGTACAGCGATGAAATCCTGCATGCCGCGCGATTATCCCGCTCCTCTGGACTTTGCGTTTGACGCCCGAGCAATCGGCCCGGCTGTTTGTCGGTATGCAACAGATTCTCTCGCTCTGGCGCGATCGATTGTGCGCCGAGGCAACGAAGAAATTTCCCGAGAAGGTCACTGCCTTTCGGCCCGAGATGGCCGTGCATGGCAAGTTCGGCGAACCATGCCCTGTCTGCGGCTGTCTCGTTCAACGGATTGTTTATGCCGAGAACGAATGCAACTATTGCCCCCGCTGCCAGACTGGTGGCAAGCTGCTCGCCGATCGCTCGTTGTCGCGGTTGCTCAAGGACGATTGGCCGCGGACGATTGAGGAGTGGGAAGAATGCCGCTCCTCATAGCATCACTTGGGCCTCGCTCATTTTGATAGACTGAGGAACGCCGCTTCCGCAACAATGACGCACAACTCTCGTGAATAAGCCCGCTACTCCCGTTTCGCCGCGCTCGCCAATTCTGCCACTGCTGCGTTTGATGCGTCTGCCGAATGTTTTCACGGCAGTTTCGAATGTGCTGATGGGCTTCGTTTTCGTTCGCCACTCGTTCAGTCCGGCTGGTGCCTTGGCCTGCCTGGTTGCCGCGTCGGCGCTGCTCTACACGGCGGGCATGGTTCTGAATGATGTGTTCGATTTGGAGATCGACCGCAAAGAACGTCCCAAACGGCCGCTTCCTTCGGGACAATTTTCCTACGGCTTTGCCGCGGGGCTTGGGTTCGTCATGCTCGCGCTGGGAGTCGGTCTAGGCTGGCTGGCGGGGTTTCTATTTCGCGCAGAGACACCCTTTTTTTGGCGGAGCGGTGCGATCGCAACTGCGCTCGCGGCGGCGATTCTGCTCTACGACGCATTCCTCAAAAAAACGCCACTCGGCCCGCTCGGCATGGGACTCTGTCGCACGCTGAATGTACTACTGGGCATGAGTCTGGCCGGCGCCGTCGTTGGAGACGAGAAAGCCGTTTTGCTCGGTTACACCTTCGCGCAGTGGGCGATTGCGATCGGGCTGGGAATTTACGTCGTGGGTATCACCATCTATGCCAAGTCGGAAGCCGAAGCCCGCAGTCAGAAGGGACCGCTGCTGTTCGGCGTGTTAGTGATGGCGGCTGGCGTGGTTGTGATGGGACAAGCCGCGCTGCTGACGAAGTTGCCGTTGCAACCGAACTACATCTATTGGCTGATGCTCGGTTTATTGCTGGCCGCGGTCCTTCGTCGTGCGATCGCAGCGGCCTTCGATGGCTCGGCCCCCTTGGTGCAAGGCGCGGTGAAACATGCGATCCTGTCGATGATCCTGTTCGATGCTGCCGTCGCGGCCACATCGGGGCCGCTGGTCTGCGCCATCGCGATTGTCCTGCTGTTGGGACCTGCCTTGTTGCTCGGCAAATGGGTTTATTCGACATAGCTTTTTGCGGGAACGGCGGGTGAGTGCATGCGGCTTGGCTACAACACCAACGGCTGGGCGCATCATGACCCGTTCGATGCCATCGACCTGATCGCCGAGCTCGGCTACCGCAGCGTGGCCATCACGCTCGACTACGGCCCACTCAATCCGTTCGCCGCTGATTGGCCGTCGAACTTACAACGATTGCGGCGGAAGTTGAAAGAACGTCAACTGCGATCAGTCATCGAAACCGGCGCCCGCTATCTGCTCGATCCCCGTCGTAAACACCAGCCGACATTACTGGCCGTCGATGATGGCGGTCAAACTCAGCGAATTGACTTCTTACTGCGTTCCCTGCGCGCGGCCGCTGAACTCGAGAGCGATTGCGTGTCGCTTTGGTCGGGAACTCCGGCAGACAAAGATCAGGCCGATGACGAGCAGTTGCTCGAACGCTTGGCCAGCGGCTTGCAGCCGTTGCTGCGCGAAGCCGAATCTCTCGGCACACCGATCGGTTTTGAGCCGGAGCCCGGCATGTTCATCGATTCGATGAGCCGTTTTCAACGGCTGCTGCAGTGGATCGATTCGCCGCAATTGAAATTGACGCTCGACCTCGGCCATTTGTATTGCCAGGGCGAAGTGCCGATTGCCGATTACATCAGCCGCTGGAGCTCGCGGATCGTCAACGTGCACATCGAAGACATGCGGGCCGGTGTGCACGAGCATCTGATGTTCGGCGAAGGCGAGATGGAGTTTCCGCCGATCATCGCCGCCCTCGGTGAGGCGAACTATCACGGTGGCGTGCATGTCGAGCTCAGCCGGCACAGCCATCTCGCTCCCACGGCAGCCGCTCAGTCGTTCGCCTTTCTCCATCCGCTCGTTAAACCTTACGCAATCGGTTAGCGAAAGTCGCGCAGCGATAGCAGCTGAATCGCGATCCTGAAAAACGCTGCTTTCTCCCCGTCCCCGCCGCCGATCCTATTCAACGGACGAGAAAATTGCGTCTCGGCGTCGGGATTCCGCCGCGAACACATCGCACAGTCGCTGGGGAACAAGGCCGTTCCAGGCAATAGGGAGCGGGCCGTGAGTTATCGACGTTATCTAGTGGCCGGCGGCGTGATCGCTGGCGGCGCTGCCTTGGCCTGGCCTTTCCGCCACCCGCAGCAGCAACGGCCCGCGCCGCAAGCGCTCGCGGTCAACCACGAAGTCCCCGGCGTGACCTGGTCGACGCCGCAGGATCTGACGCATCAGGTCCATTCGCAGCCCGGGATTTCACCAGTTCCAGAACTGCCGCCAGTCACGAATGCCATGGGCACTTCGCCGGGAATCCCGGGGCGTCTCACACGACCAGCCACGTACCAAACCGTTCCCGCCAACGGCGCGCCACTCGAGTCGCTGCCCGCTCCGCCTCTTTTGCCAATGGCATATGAGTCGTTGCTGGTTCCGGTCGGCAGTGAGCCTCCCGCTCCGAAAACGCAACCCGCGACCGCGAATCTGCCGGTCCACGAACCGCTCCTCCCGTCAGCCGATGAAGTCGCCGCAGCCAAGGAAGCCCAAGTGAGACCTGGGCCACTGTGGCGGAAGCATCGCATCGTGGAAGGCGACAACCTGGCAGCCCTCGCGATCCGTTATCTCGGCGATGCCTCCCGCGCCGGTGAGATACACGTGGCCAACATCGATCGGCTGATGAGCCCAGATATTCTGCCGCTCGGTGTAACGCTGCTAATCCCGCCGCGCGTTTCGAGCGAGGCACTGCCCTAGCCCGAGGCGGGAACGAGCGTTACTCCGCGCTGTTCCCGCCTGCATCTACACCAAGCCCAACTTCTTTCTCAAAAGCCATTCGCTCGCAAGCAAGCTGACGAACACGATCGGCAGCCAGGGCAGATTCCATAGCGGCTCTGGCGGCAGCGACTCGACACGCACATGCCGCCCCGGCGGCAGCGCGGCGAGCAACTTGCCGGCGTCATTCACACGATAGAACTGCCCCTCGCTGGCCTTCGCTGCTGCTTGCAGATCGGCGGCCTTCATTTGCACTTCGGCCAGTTCGCCCGGTGGCGATTGCACGCGAAACTCGCGACTTGGGGGCCGACCAGGAAAGACCGGCGCGGCAATCCACGCCCGATATCGGCCCGGCGGCAAAGTGTCGATCACGGCTTCAAACAAGCCACGATTGAGTGCATCCCGCCGGAGTCTTACGCTGCGTCTCTGTCCGGCTTCGTGCTGAACGATGCACAGCACGCCATCGTCTTCGGTCGGCGCGGCGCGCTCATCCAGGAAGCGGGCGCGCAGGCGAATGGCTTCGCCCTGTTGATACTCATCGCGGTCCGCCGTCAGCTCGACGCCATCTGCTTCGCCGAGCAATTTCGATCGGCTGAGATAACGAATCGTTTGAATCCAATAGCGAGCAAAATACATATCCCCCGCGCGGAACCGCCAGCGGTACGTTTCGTCGGTTGCATGAAAGACAACCTTTCCCGCGCCGTGGAACTGCAGTGTGATGATCGGCAGCGGTTGATTGTCGAGACCTCGCAGCTCCGGATGTTCGGCCAGCACGCGCACGCCGGGCCGCAGGTCGTTGATCCGGGCAAACCACCGTAACTGCGGCAGCGTTTCATTCCAGAGCTTAAGCGTGTCGGCCGGCGAATCGGTCAACTGCAGCGCGGGACTGTTCTGACCCAGCGGCGTGAGTCGCGGGCGGAAGCCGTTCTTGATGATCGTGTCGCTGTCGGGAACCGTGAACGAATCGACATTCGCCGGAAAGAGCGCGGCGAGAGGCGAATCGCGATAGGCCAGCGGCAGATACTTCGGCCCGGCCATCATGATCAAACCGCCGCCACGAACATTGACGAATTCATAGATGTTCTCGAGCACGGAGTTCGTCAGCAGCGCCGGATTTACATCGCCGAGAATCAGCACGTCGTACTTGAAAAGTTCTTCGCGACTGACAGGAAAAACCGCCTTCGCCGACTTATCGGTCTCGGCAAACTCCACGTCGGCTTCCTGCAGCACTGACCGAAAGCCCCGCTCTTCACCTTCCTGGCCAGGACGATTCAGCTCCCGCTCCAGCACGTTCTTCAGATAACGAAATTCGTAGTTCGGATACGACTGGGCATACAGCACGCGGAGCTTTTCTTCGCGCACTGCCACGCGCCGCGAGAGCTTGTTATTTGTCGTATTCATCTCGCGCGGTTGCGGCTCGACCTGCACGACGTAATCAAAGTCACCCTGCTCGGCTGGCCGCGTGCGAAGTCGCACCACTTGCGATGCCTCGTCGCCGGTGACCTTCAGCGTTTGCTCGGCGAGCGGTTCGGACTGACCATCGCGGAACAAACTTACCTTGGCATTGCCGCTGTAGCCGCGCGAGGACAAGCGAAATTCGAAATTGATCGCATCGCCGAGAAATACCGCCTCATCAGCGAGCAGATCGGCCAATTGCAGATCGATCGGAGGCCGTTCGTTGCCGATGCCGATGAAGTAGAGCGGGATCGATTTGCGACGAGCATACGCGGCGGCATCTTGCAGCGAGCTTCCTTCCGTCGTGATCCCATCGGTCAACATCACGATGGCTGCCGTCGGTCGGCCACGCTGCGTTTCGATGACTTCCCGCAAGCTATCGCCGAGTCGACTGGCCGGCAGTTTCGCTTCGATGGCGTTCACGTTTTGCACGAGTGATGTCGCTTTCGTCTCCAATGTTCGGCCCGGCTCCGACATGCGAACAACCTTGAGGCGATAGCGCGATTCGAGTTCCTTCAGCAGTTTCTCGTTGCTCTCGAGTAGCAGCGTCTTCGCAATGTTGAGTCGCGTGAGTTCGTCGAATTTCAAAGCTTTCAGCCGCGCCGCGAGATTCGCGCGCAGCGACGCATCTTCCAGTTCATCCGCGAGCGCCATGCTGCCAGAATCGTCGATGACGACAACCAAATCCGGCAGGTCGGTTCGATGCTGCTGCCAGGTCCAACCCAGCAGCATCCAGGCGAGGACCATCAACATCAGCACGCGAATCGACGCAAGCACGGTCTTGCCGAGCCTACCTGCTGATTCGCGCTCGCGAATGTAAATCGTGACGACAAATGCGATGCCGCCGATCAGAATCGTCCAAAAAAGCCACGCCGGCCACGGCCAGGTGGAGTCGAGCGTGTTTTCGAGTGCCTGCGAACCGGCGGGGCGATCGCCTTGAAGCAGTCGGAGTACGAATTGTTTGAGCGAGTCGTTCATCGGACACCTCGCCCGAGATGCCACGCCACGAATGACTCTGCCATGAGCAAGCCGAAGACGCCGAGGAGCAATTCACGAAACCACGATTTGGGTGGACCAAATTGGCCCCCCGCAACCGACGCCTGCGTCGCCGCGCTCGCTCGCAGCGACTCGGGCAAGGCATCGACGTCGAGCCGTTGCAGATTGCTTTCGCGCGTGTCGGGATTTACTACGAACGTGGCCAACTTTGGTTCGCCCGTTTCTGTAGAGTGAATCGTGTAAATGCCGCTGCGACTCTGCCCCGGGACCGACCAATGCGTCTGTCCCTGTTCATCCGTTACGGCCAGGCGATCTTCGCTGCCATCCGGCTTTTTCAAGACCACCACGGGCTTCGGCAGCACGTTGCCCATGAAACCCTGCACCGGCTGGCTGATCTCCGCGGTTCGATCGCGTTCATCATTGGCGGCAATGAACGCAGCCGTCTCCTGCATCAGCGGCGGGAAGCTGGGCCAGGTCGACAGCGATGACCAAGGTCGCGGCGGATCAACGGTTCGATCGACCGACAACGGCGAAGCAGCCAGCGCGAGCAGCAAACAACGGCCGCGACCGTATTCATGCTCGACGAGCACAGGATCGCCGCTGGAAAGAGCCAGCGCGGTGTTCGCATCTTTGACGGGAGTGAGTTGGTGATAAGTCCACACCGGTGTCGTCAGCAAGCCCGAACGTTGGTGGCCGCGAAAGGCCGCGATGAGCGGATGCTTGTACTGCAATGGATCAATGCGCAGTTCGTTGCCGCGTTTCACGTCGCCGATCTTTGCCGGCAACAGCGATTTGTCGCCGGCGAGCGCATCGTTGTAGCTCATCGCTTGAATCTGATCACCGAGGATCACCAGCAGATTTCCACCGCGCTCGACGTATTGCCGCAGGACGAGCCCTTCGTTTTGACTGAGGCGGCCGACGTTGCAAAGAGTAATCAGATCGTAGCGCTGCAGGTCCCCTTCAATCAGCTCACTCTCGGTCGCACGGCGGACATCAATGCGAGCTTGATCCTGCTGCGGCCGCAGCGCGAGCATCAAGTGATCGGCTTCGCCATGGCGGCCTTCGATGCAAAGCACCGACAGCGCCCGGCGAACGTTCACCCACCGCCAACGATGATTGTCGACTGGCAATTGATCGTCGAGCAGCACTGCTGCGACCACATGCTGACCGGCAGCATCGATCCGCTGATTAAACGATACGCTCGCTCGCCCGTTCGCAGGCAAGTCAGCGCGCTGCTCATTCACACGTTGACCATCGACAAACAGCGCGACGGTCAACCGCTGGGGACTCATCGAATTTGGAACACCGCCCGTTTCACTTTTCAAATCAACGCGAAACGTGGTCGCATCGTTGAGCGTAACCCACGGCGACTCTGCCACGAGTTCAGTAATCGCCTGGTTCGGCGCGTCTGCCTGGCCGACGTCGACCAGCGAGACGCTGATCCCCTTTTTCTCCCAATCAGCCAGCCGTTGCAGGCTCTCGGTCGTGCTGATCTCGGCCCACGTATTCTTACCGAGGTCGGTGAAGATCATGACTCGCCGCTGCGGCAGCACGCCGTGCTTTTTCTCTGCTTCGGCCAGCGTTTGCTCGATCGTCTGTAGCGCGCTCGTAAGATTCGCCACGCCATGCGTCAGCTGCAGCGCGGCCAACTCTTGCTTCACATCGTTGGCTTCAAAAGCAGGATCGCCAATGATCGTTTGCGTCGGCTGCGCCATGAGCAGGAGCGAATAACCGGTCCCTTGCGGATTGCCGTCGATCACTTCACTGGCCAGACGCCGGGCTTCGTCGAAACGCGAGATACCCGCATGACGATAATCCATCGAAAACGAGCCGTCGATCACGAGCAGGCAATGGCCTCGGTCATTCAATCCCTGGCCGGTCAAACCGCGCCAGATCGCCGAGCCGATTTGCTGCGGATTCGACAACGCGAGCGCGAGGACAATCGGAATCGCCACGCGCAGAGCAAGAAGCAGCCATTGCTCGAACTTGATCCGCCGCGAGTGCTTCTGCATCGCAGCGAGGAGAAACTTCATCGCGGCCCAGCGAGTTTCGCGAAACTGCCGACGCGTCCATAGGTGGATCAACAGTGGCAACGCGGCAGCAGCAGCCCACCACAGCATAATGCTGGAGCCGAATTGCCAAATCGCGAGTAAGTGAGCTGCGAGCATTCTTCGTTTTTACTCCCTCTCCTCGGTACTCCGGGGAGAGGGTTGGGGTGAGGGGCTAGAGCTGCGCGGAACCTTTGCCGTCCGTTCGACGCACTTGCTCCAAACCACTTCTAAAAATCCTTCCAGCGATTCGTCAACGTCATGATTTCCAAATCTCAGCACGCATAACCCTTGCGATTCAAACCAGACAACTCGCGCTGCATCGTACTCTTCCTTGCCGATATGCGTTTTGCCATCGAGCTCGACGATCAGTTTAGCCTCAGCACAATAAAAGTCGGCGATGAAGTTCCCCATTGCGTACTGTCGGCGAAATTTAAATCCCTTGAGTTTGCGATCGCGAAGTGCATCCCAAACCATTGCTTCAGCGTTGTTCGGTTGTTGGCGCATCTCACGAGAACGCTCGATGAACAGCGGTGACCGATTTCGGTGGATCGTCATGGATGCGTCTCATTATCGAAAATCTGCCCCGAGGTTAGCCCCTCACCCCGGCCCTCTCCCCGGAGTACCGAGGAGAGGGAGTGAACTGCTCGCGGCGCGAGCCTTTGTATTTGACTAACTCATTTTCATCCGGCGCGAAACCAATACCTTCGCCAGCAACTGATCAAATGGCGTCGACGTATCGGCCAAGACGTAATCAATCTGCTGTTTCCGGCAACCGAGTTCTAATTGCTCGCGATAGGAATTGAACTCGTGCAAATATGCTTGCCGCAAAAGTTCGGGTTCGGCAAAAACTTCCGGCAGCGATTCCAATCCGTTGAATTTGGTTGGGCCTTTGAAAGGGAAGGTCAGCTCAGCTGGATCGAGGACGTGAAAGACGATGACATCGTGCCGGCGATGACGGCAGTGACGCAGACCGGCGAGGAGACTGGCAGGATCGTCCAGCAAATCGCTGATCACTACCACGACGCCTCGCTTGTTTAATCGCTCAGCCAGTTCGTGCAGAATCGGCCCTGCCGATGTTTTTGGTCCCGGCTGTGATTTTTCCAGGACTTGAATGATCTGCTGCAAGTGCGAGGGACCACCACTGGCGCGGATCATCGCGCGCAGTTGTGAGTCGAACGTTGTGAGACCGACGGAATCTTGTTGTTGCAGCACCAGCCAAGCGATGGCAGTGGCAAGGAGTTGGGCGTACTCCGCTTTTGAAAGCGCAGTACCACTGCTTTGATAGGTCATGCTCTCGCTGGTGTCGACGACGAGATGGCAGAGAAGATTGGTCTCGTCTTCGTATTGCTTGAGATAGAACTTGTCGGTTCGGCCGAAGACTTTCCAATCCAGATGGCGCAGATCGTCTCCCTGCGAGTACTCGCGGTGTTCCGCGAACTCGATCGAAAAACCATGCCGCGGGCTAGGGTGCTGGCCGGCGATGTA is drawn from Anatilimnocola floriformis and contains these coding sequences:
- a CDS encoding sugar phosphate isomerase/epimerase family protein; this translates as MRLGYNTNGWAHHDPFDAIDLIAELGYRSVAITLDYGPLNPFAADWPSNLQRLRRKLKERQLRSVIETGARYLLDPRRKHQPTLLAVDDGGQTQRIDFLLRSLRAAAELESDCVSLWSGTPADKDQADDEQLLERLASGLQPLLREAESLGTPIGFEPEPGMFIDSMSRFQRLLQWIDSPQLKLTLDLGHLYCQGEVPIADYISRWSSRIVNVHIEDMRAGVHEHLMFGEGEMEFPPIIAALGEANYHGGVHVELSRHSHLAPTAAAQSFAFLHPLVKPYAIG
- a CDS encoding UbiA family prenyltransferase, with amino-acid sequence MNKPATPVSPRSPILPLLRLMRLPNVFTAVSNVLMGFVFVRHSFSPAGALACLVAASALLYTAGMVLNDVFDLEIDRKERPKRPLPSGQFSYGFAAGLGFVMLALGVGLGWLAGFLFRAETPFFWRSGAIATALAAAILLYDAFLKKTPLGPLGMGLCRTLNVLLGMSLAGAVVGDEKAVLLGYTFAQWAIAIGLGIYVVGITIYAKSEAEARSQKGPLLFGVLVMAAGVVVMGQAALLTKLPLQPNYIYWLMLGLLLAAVLRRAIAAAFDGSAPLVQGAVKHAILSMILFDAAVAATSGPLVCAIAIVLLLGPALLLGKWVYST
- a CDS encoding DUF58 domain-containing protein, with the protein product MESSPTSFDPRQLAKLRGLRLRARHVVEGYIAGQHPSPRHGFSIEFAEHREYSQGDDLRHLDWKVFGRTDKFYLKQYEDETNLLCHLVVDTSESMTYQSSGTALSKAEYAQLLATAIAWLVLQQQDSVGLTTFDSQLRAMIRASGGPSHLQQIIQVLEKSQPGPKTSAGPILHELAERLNKRGVVVVISDLLDDPASLLAGLRHCRHRRHDVIVFHVLDPAELTFPFKGPTKFNGLESLPEVFAEPELLRQAYLHEFNSYREQLELGCRKQQIDYVLADTSTPFDQLLAKVLVSRRMKMS
- a CDS encoding BatA domain-containing protein — its product is MLAAHLLAIWQFGSSIMLWWAAAAALPLLIHLWTRRQFRETRWAAMKFLLAAMQKHSRRIKFEQWLLLALRVAIPIVLALALSNPQQIGSAIWRGLTGQGLNDRGHCLLVIDGSFSMDYRHAGISRFDEARRLASEVIDGNPQGTGYSLLLMAQPTQTIIGDPAFEANDVKQELAALQLTHGVANLTSALQTIEQTLAEAEKKHGVLPQRRVMIFTDLGKNTWAEISTTESLQRLADWEKKGISVSLVDVGQADAPNQAITELVAESPWVTLNDATTFRVDLKSETGGVPNSMSPQRLTVALFVDGQRVNEQRADLPANGRASVSFNQRIDAAGQHVVAAVLLDDQLPVDNHRWRWVNVRRALSVLCIEGRHGEADHLMLALRPQQDQARIDVRRATESELIEGDLQRYDLITLCNVGRLSQNEGLVLRQYVERGGNLLVILGDQIQAMSYNDALAGDKSLLPAKIGDVKRGNELRIDPLQYKHPLIAAFRGHQRSGLLTTPVWTYHQLTPVKDANTALALSSGDPVLVEHEYGRGRCLLLALAASPLSVDRTVDPPRPWSSLSTWPSFPPLMQETAAFIAANDERDRTAEISQPVQGFMGNVLPKPVVVLKKPDGSEDRLAVTDEQGQTHWSVPGQSRSGIYTIHSTETGEPKLATFVVNPDTRESNLQRLDVDALPESLRASAATQASVAGGQFGPPKSWFRELLLGVFGLLMAESFVAWHLGRGVR
- a CDS encoding LysM peptidoglycan-binding domain-containing protein, yielding MSYRRYLVAGGVIAGGAALAWPFRHPQQQRPAPQALAVNHEVPGVTWSTPQDLTHQVHSQPGISPVPELPPVTNAMGTSPGIPGRLTRPATYQTVPANGAPLESLPAPPLLPMAYESLLVPVGSEPPAPKTQPATANLPVHEPLLPSADEVAAAKEAQVRPGPLWRKHRIVEGDNLAALAIRYLGDASRAGEIHVANIDRLMSPDILPLGVTLLIPPRVSSEALP
- a CDS encoding endonuclease domain-containing protein codes for the protein MTIHRNRSPLFIERSREMRQQPNNAEAMVWDALRDRKLKGFKFRRQYAMGNFIADFYCAEAKLIVELDGKTHIGKEEYDAARVVWFESQGLCVLRFGNHDVDESLEGFLEVVWSKCVERTAKVPRSSSPSPQPSPRSTEERE
- a CDS encoding VWA domain-containing protein — its product is MNDSLKQFVLRLLQGDRPAGSQALENTLDSTWPWPAWLFWTILIGGIAFVVTIYIRERESAGRLGKTVLASIRVLMLMVLAWMLLGWTWQQHRTDLPDLVVVIDDSGSMALADELEDASLRANLAARLKALKFDELTRLNIAKTLLLESNEKLLKELESRYRLKVVRMSEPGRTLETKATSLVQNVNAIEAKLPASRLGDSLREVIETQRGRPTAAIVMLTDGITTEGSSLQDAAAYARRKSIPLYFIGIGNERPPIDLQLADLLADEAVFLGDAINFEFRLSSRGYSGNAKVSLFRDGQSEPLAEQTLKVTGDEASQVVRLRTRPAEQGDFDYVVQVEPQPREMNTTNNKLSRRVAVREEKLRVLYAQSYPNYEFRYLKNVLERELNRPGQEGEERGFRSVLQEADVEFAETDKSAKAVFPVSREELFKYDVLILGDVNPALLTNSVLENIYEFVNVRGGGLIMMAGPKYLPLAYRDSPLAALFPANVDSFTVPDSDTIIKNGFRPRLTPLGQNSPALQLTDSPADTLKLWNETLPQLRWFARINDLRPGVRVLAEHPELRGLDNQPLPIITLQFHGAGKVVFHATDETYRWRFRAGDMYFARYWIQTIRYLSRSKLLGEADGVELTADRDEYQQGEAIRLRARFLDERAAPTEDDGVLCIVQHEAGQRRSVRLRRDALNRGLFEAVIDTLPPGRYRAWIAAPVFPGRPPSREFRVQSPPGELAEVQMKAADLQAAAKASEGQFYRVNDAGKLLAALPPGRHVRVESLPPEPLWNLPWLPIVFVSLLASEWLLRKKLGLV